A region of the Carboxydothermus pertinax genome:
AGTAGGGGTACCACCTGGGGGAACAGTTTTAGGTACAGGTTTTCTTGCAGCTGTACAGGCAATAACTGTAAATATTAAGATAAAAAGCATTAAAATATAAAGAGCTTTTTTCATAAAATCACCTCCGAAAATAGCTTAACCACTTCCGGAGGTTATATGCAAAATTAAGCTTTATAACTCTTTAGCAGACCGTGGACCACGATTTAAAGCAACTTTACCAGTTCTGACAATTTCGACAATCCCATGGTCAGTTAAAACTTCACATAAGGCATTTATTTTATCTTCATCGCCGGTAAGTTCAATTACCATAGTTTCCCGGTTAACATCAACAATGTTAGCTCGAAAAATACTGACAATATTAACAATGTCTGCCCGCTTTTCCGGGAGGGCTCGTACTTTAATTAAAGCTAACTCCCGGGCAATGGTTTCTTCCATTGGTAATTCTTTAATTTTTATTACATCAATTAATTTTGACAACTGATTGATTACCTGTTCTAAAACAAGGTCATCCCCCTGAACAACAATTGTAATCCTGGTAATATTAGGTTCTTCGGAATAACCGGCGGTAATACTTTCAATGTTAAACATCCGCCGACTTAATAACCCTGAAATCCTTGCTAAAACTCCCGGCTTATTTAATACCAGCACTGATAGGGTATGTTTCACCCCAATCCCTCCTTAATCTTTTCTTTTAAACAACTCTTTGATAAAATTTTATTTGAAATTTTTTAATGGGGAAGATATCTATGCAAAGA
Encoded here:
- the ilvN gene encoding acetolactate synthase small subunit, producing MKHTLSVLVLNKPGVLARISGLLSRRMFNIESITAGYSEEPNITRITIVVQGDDLVLEQVINQLSKLIDVIKIKELPMEETIARELALIKVRALPEKRADIVNIVSIFRANIVDVNRETMVIELTGDEDKINALCEVLTDHGIVEIVRTGKVALNRGPRSAKEL